One part of the Musa acuminata AAA Group cultivar baxijiao chromosome BXJ1-5, Cavendish_Baxijiao_AAA, whole genome shotgun sequence genome encodes these proteins:
- the LOC135672929 gene encoding fasciclin-like arabinogalactan protein 16, with protein sequence MDRPSLGGATALLLLLLAFGVVSASSSSPSSKALIESDASVATLATASSGGQINSNSVLVALLDSHYTELAELVEKALLLPSLEAAVGRHNLTIFAPRNEALERDLDPEFKRFLLEPRNLRSLQTLLLYHVVPARIPSDAWPQSRHPTLAGDHLHLSSSSSSDGSTAGGEKKVGHAAVLYPDAVVRPDGVIHGIERLLVPRCVQEDFNRRRSLAAISAVLPTGAPEVDPRTHRLKKPAPPVPAGAPPVLPIYDAMAPGPSLAPAPAPGPGHGKHWFDGESQVKDFIQTLLLYGGYNEFADILVNLTSMATEMGRLVSEGYVLTVLAPNDDAMARLTADQLSEPGAPEAIMYYHLIPEYQTEESMYNAVRRFGKVRYDTLRVPHKVMAREADGSVKFGAAEGSAYLFDPDIYTDGRISVQGIDAVLFPPDEEVPPASPLSPAARKAEITQVKGKAKLKAKLRRGKLLEVGCSLLGVLGQRNRFTTCQ encoded by the exons ATGGATCGTCCCTCCCTCGGCGGCGCTACTGcgctactcctcctcctccttgcctTCGGGGTCGTCTCTGCCTCGTCGTCGTCGCCATCCTCCAAGGCATTGATAGAATCCGACGCCTCTGTGGCCACATTGGCCACCGCGTCCTCCGGCGGGCAGATCAACTCCAACTCGGTGCTCGTCGCCCTCCTCGACTCGCACTACACGGAGCTGGCGGAGCTGGTGGAGAAGGCCCTGCTGCTCCCCTCCCTGGAGGCGGCCGTTGGCCGCCACAACCTCACCATCTTTGCCCCCCGCAACGAGGCGCTGGAGCGCGACCTCGACCCCGAGTTCAAGCGCTTCCTCCTCGAGCCCCGCAACCTGCGCTCACTCCAGACGCTCCTTCTCTACCACGTCGTCCCGGCCCGGATCCCTTCTGATGCGTGGCCCCAGTCTCGCCACCCTACACTCGCCGGCGACCACCtccacctctcctcctcctcctcctccgatggATCGACCGCCGGAGGTGAGAAGAAGGTCGGCCACGCGGCTGTGTTGTACCCGGACGCGGTGGTGCGCCCGGACGGTGTGATCCACGGCATCGAGCGCCTGCTCGTGCCTCGATGCGTGCAGGAGGACTTCAACCGCCGGCGAAGCCTCGCGGCCATCTCCGCCGTGCTCCCCACCGGCGCGCCGGAGGTGGACCCCCGCACCCACCGCCTCAAGAAGCCGGCGCCGCCCGTCCCAGCCGGCGCCCCTCCCGTGCTCCCGATCTACGACGCCATGGCTCCCGGCCCGTCCCTGGCGCCCGCCCCCGCCCCCGGCCCGGGCCACGGCAAGCACTGGTTCGACGGGGAGAGCCAGGTGAAGGACTTCATCCAGACCCTGCTCCTCTACGGCGGCTACAACGAGTTTGCGGACATACTGGTGAACCTGACGTCCATGGCAACGGAAATGGGGCGGCTAGTGTCCGAGGGCTACGTGCTGACCGTCCTGGCGCCTAACGACGACGCCATGGCGCGACTGACGGCGGACCAGCTGAGCGAGCCGGGGGCGCCGGAGGCCATCATGTactaccacctgatcccggaataccAGACGGAGGAGAGCATGTACAACGCGGTGCGGCGGTTCGGGAAGGTGCGCTATGACACGCTGCGGGTGCCACACAAGGTGATGGCGCGTGAGGCTGACGGCTCTGTCAAGTTCGGCGCCGCCGAGGGCTCCGCCTACCTATTCGACCCCGACATCTACACCGATGGCCGCATCTCCGTCCAGGGTATAGACGCCGTGCTCTTCCCGCCAGACGAGGAGGTGCCGCCGGCCTCACCCCTCTCTCCCGCCGCCCGCAAGGCCGAGATCACCCAGGTCAAGGGGAAGGCCAAGCTCAAAGCCAAGCTCAGGAGAG GGAAATTGTTAGAAGTTGGGTGCAGTTTGCTTGGGGTGTTGGGTCAACGCAATCGCTTTACCACCTGCCAATAG
- the LOC135674894 gene encoding calcium-dependent protein kinase 4-like: MQKSEALLDLSGNLPIMNFMASKGIMMVEFYGELSFLKLLLASSQVILGFRLMEWLLTSLWILQFYIARNKFCNEQTKKYGYQSKFQKSNNFGNKVLAEHLSEDEIADLKEMFKMIDADNSGQITFEELKVGLER; encoded by the exons ATGCAGAagtcagaagctctcttggatttGTCAGGTAATTTGCCTATCATGAATTTCATGGCTTCTAAGGGAATTATGATGGTAGAGTTCTATGGTGAACTGAGCTTTCTCAAGTTACTGTTGGCTTCCTCCCAGGTCATCCTTGGGTTCAGATTGATGGAGTGGCTCCTGACAAGCCTCTGGATTCTGCAGTTCTATATCGCCCGTAACAAGTTCTGCAATGAACAAACTAAAAAATATGGCTATCAGAGTAAATTTCAGAAGTCGAATAATTTTGGAAATAAG GTTCTTGCTGAACACCTTTCTGAGGATGAAATTGCTGACCTTAAGGAGATGTTTAAGATGATAGATGCAGACAACAGTGGGCAGATAACATTTGAAGAACTCAAGGTTGGATTGGAAAG GTAG
- the LOC135672930 gene encoding steroid 5-alpha-reductase DET2-like, with amino-acid sequence MYLDSLIFILSLDRSKMSIWLNIFYPPPPSAFVAAMSVISCASLAYSGLSEVRGRHLQYSKFWNTGRPSDDARRACISSRAGMLLLYTPALASAAASFCVLAGERSLLLGLALLLHFFKRDFEVLFIHRYSGNMMLDSTIPISLSYFLSTVCMIYAQYLTQGVPEPAVDLKYAGVVIFLVGIVGNLYHHCLLSKLREKGDKRYKIPKGGLFGLVICPHYLFEIIGFIGVSLISQTVYAFSFTTGTVFYLMGRSYATRRWYLSKFQDFPKEVKALIPYIY; translated from the exons ATGTACTTGGACAGCCTCATCTTTATCCTCTCGCTCGATCGCTCGAAGATGTCGATCTGGTTGAACATCTTCTACCCGCCGCCACCGTCGGCGTTCGTCGCGGCCATGTCCGTGATCAGCTGCGCCTCCCTCGCCTACTCCGGCCTCTCCGAGGTCCGGGGCAGGCACCTCCAGTACTCCAAGTTCTGGAACACCGGCCGGCCATCCGACGACGCCCGGCGGGCCTGCATCTCCAGCCGCGCGGGGATGCTGCTCCTCTACACGCCCGCGCTCGCGTCGGCGGCCGCCTCCTTCTGCGTGCTGGCCGGCGAGAGGAGCCTGCTGCTCGGCCTAGCCCTGCTGCTCCATTTCTTCAAGAGAGACTTCGAG GTTTTGTTCATTCACCGATACAGCGGGAATATGATGCTCGACTCAACTATTCCGATCTCCTTGAGTTACTTTCTGAGCACGGTGTGCATGATCTACGCTCAATACCTTACCCAGGGCGTGCCGGAACCAGCGGTGGATCTGAAATATGCCGGGGTGGTCATTTTCCTGGTAGGAATCGTAGGCAACTTGTACCACCACTGCCTCCTATCAAAACTCAGGGAGAAGGGTGACAAACGATACAAAATCCCAAAGGGAGGTCTTTTCGGACTGGTGATCTGCCCGCATTATCTTTTCGAGATAATTGGTTTCATCGGAGTATCGCTCATCTCCCAAACGGTGTATGCCTTCTCCTTCACGACGGGCACAGTGTTCTACTTGATGGGTAGGAGTTACGCCACCAGGAGATGGTACCTCTCCAAATTCCAGGATTTCCCTAAAGAAGTCAAGGCATTGATTCCCTACATTTACTAG